A single window of Chloracidobacterium sp. DNA harbors:
- a CDS encoding carbohydrate-binding family 9-like protein: MNAKRLTIKRIETDDLVDLAGCPIWDTASDISIGRYWSGIDAPVERHFAARMLWSAHALYVRFDARQAEPLVVASEPIVTEKTMGLWDRDVCEIFIAPNIERRNEYFEFEVAPTGEWLDLGIITTSDDRATNVNYVSGMTAAASVAPDRVVMTIKLPWAAFGKVPSSGDVWHGNIFRCVGKGENRGYLAWQPTETPAPNFHVPEKFGEFEFVG; this comes from the coding sequence ATGAACGCAAAGCGACTAACGATCAAGCGGATCGAAACTGATGATCTCGTCGATCTGGCTGGGTGTCCGATCTGGGACACGGCCTCGGACATTTCGATCGGCCGATATTGGTCCGGCATCGATGCACCCGTCGAACGCCATTTTGCCGCGCGAATGTTGTGGTCTGCCCACGCTTTATACGTTCGTTTCGATGCCCGCCAGGCCGAACCGCTCGTGGTCGCATCCGAGCCGATCGTGACCGAAAAGACGATGGGACTTTGGGATCGGGATGTTTGCGAGATCTTCATCGCACCAAATATCGAGCGGCGAAACGAGTATTTCGAGTTTGAGGTCGCCCCGACCGGCGAGTGGCTGGATCTTGGGATCATTACAACATCGGACGATAGAGCGACGAACGTCAATTACGTCTCAGGAATGACCGCCGCAGCATCTGTCGCTCCCGACCGCGTCGTGATGACGATAAAGCTGCCTTGGGCCGCCTTTGGCAAGGTTCCCAGCTCCGGCGATGTTTGGCACGGCAATATTTTTCGTTGTGTCGGCAAAGGCGAGAACCGCGGTTATCTGGCGTGGCAGCCTACCGAAACGCCGGCACCGAACTTCCACGTTCCCGAAAAGTTTGGCGAGTTTGAGTTTGTCGGGTAG